The genomic stretch ACAGTTCAACGATTGACAATGAACAATAGTGAACAACACTCTATCGATGCTTTTCAGGTCCCGAGGGGCCTCATAACAATAATAAAAACGCTGCTTTCAGAGGCTGACTGTCATGGCCGCACCTGTCCCGCCGCTTTCCCACGAGGCCATCGTTCAGGACTCCTGGTCCCGTTGCCGCGCCTTCGGCCTCAAGCATCAAAGCGTCCCGGCGTTCGATCAGTTGCCCTCCGCCGGCATCGCCCGGTTGCTCGACAGTCACCATTCGCTGGTGCAGACCACCCACCAGGAAGTGCTGCCGTACTACGAGAACATCCTGAGCAATTCCAACTGCCTGATCATGCTGGCCGACAATCAGGGCCAGGTCCTGACGTCCTGGGGCACCCAACGCTTTATCGAGCCGAATCTGGCGCGCGGCTTTCAGGCCGGCGCGAGCTGGATGGAACGCTCGAGCGGCACCAATGCAATCGGCACGGCGCTGGCCTGCGAGCAGGCGGTGCACATCGAGCACGACGAGCACTTCCTCAAGGCCAACCGTTTCATGACCGGCTCCGCCGCACCGATTTTCAACGCCGAGCGCAAGGTCATCGCCGTGCTCGATGTGTCCAGCGACAGTTACCTGCCGCCCTCCCACACCCTAGGCATGGTCAAGATGATGAGCCAGACCGTGGAGAACCGGCTGATCCTCAACCTGTTTCACGGCCAGCACTTTCAACTGACCTTCAACACCGGGTTGAACAACCTCGACAGCCAATGGGCGGGTCTGCTGATTTTCGATGAAAGTGGTCAGGTACTGTCGGCCAACCGCCGGGCCGACAATCTGTTGGGTGTGCGGCTGTCGCGGGTGAGTGTCGAAAGCCTGTTCAAAGTGTCGCTACTGGAATTGCTCAATCAGCCTGACGGCTTGCCGTTTTCCTTGCAGACGTCGGGCCGCAACCGATTCCAGTGCCTGTTGAAACGGCCTAAACAGGCACCGATTCAGGCGCGGGTGTTCGCTGAAGCCAAAGCCACCGAACCGACAGTCGCCGCCCCCACGGCCATCAGCCTGAGCACCCTGCACTTCGGCGACAGCCGCGTGGAAAAAGCCGTGCGTCAGGCCGAACGCCTGCTGGAGAAAGATATTCCGCTGTTGATTCACGGTGAAACCGGGGTCGGCAAGGAAGTGTTCGTCAAAGCCCTGCATCAGGCCAGCTCTCGCAGCAAACAGGCATTCATCGCCGTGAACTGCGCAGCGATCCCCGCCGAACT from Pseudomonas allokribbensis encodes the following:
- a CDS encoding sigma-54-dependent Fis family transcriptional regulator — its product is MAAPVPPLSHEAIVQDSWSRCRAFGLKHQSVPAFDQLPSAGIARLLDSHHSLVQTTHQEVLPYYENILSNSNCLIMLADNQGQVLTSWGTQRFIEPNLARGFQAGASWMERSSGTNAIGTALACEQAVHIEHDEHFLKANRFMTGSAAPIFNAERKVIAVLDVSSDSYLPPSHTLGMVKMMSQTVENRLILNLFHGQHFQLTFNTGLNNLDSQWAGLLIFDESGQVLSANRRADNLLGVRLSRVSVESLFKVSLLELLNQPDGLPFSLQTSGRNRFQCLLKRPKQAPIQARVFAEAKATEPTVAAPTAISLSTLHFGDSRVEKAVRQAERLLEKDIPLLIHGETGVGKEVFVKALHQASSRSKQAFIAVNCAAIPAELVESELFGYEKGAFTGANQKGSIGLIRKADKGTLFLDEIGDMPLPTQARLLRVLQERCVQPVGSSELFPVDLRIISATNRSLREQVQLGRFREDLYYRIGGLTLELPPLRERSDKQALFKRLWEQHREPTQWAGLSREVLELFDRHPWPGNLRQVSSVMQVALAMAEEQPVRPEHLPDDFFVDLEMEPLDTPEPLGIDLNDSEALNRELQAAGGNISHLARRLGVSRNTLYKRLRQAE